A single window of Phycisphaerae bacterium DNA harbors:
- a CDS encoding NTP transferase domain-containing protein gives MAKRAAIILAAGVSSRMKTNTPKVLHEVCGRPMLAYVLNACRGAGVEKIYVVVGFGAELVKKRFEADEDVVWVRQEQQKGTAHAVLCCKEHLNGFDGETLVLCGDGPLTRAETLSKIIKKHEAEKAAATLATAILDDPTGYGRVCRGADGNIAAIVEHNDCTSEQLKIKEVNPSYYVFDNQLLFEAAVKVQPNNAKKEYYLTDAISILLAGGHKVAAIAALSPEEAMSVNTMEQLQAVSRIMESRLSKKVNKDVKVKAGKQCH, from the coding sequence ATGGCAAAAAGAGCAGCGATAATTCTGGCAGCAGGGGTCAGCAGCAGGATGAAGACAAATACGCCGAAGGTTCTGCACGAGGTGTGTGGTCGGCCTATGCTGGCATACGTATTGAACGCCTGCAGGGGGGCGGGCGTCGAGAAGATATACGTCGTAGTGGGTTTCGGCGCCGAACTGGTAAAAAAGAGGTTCGAGGCTGATGAAGACGTAGTATGGGTCCGGCAGGAGCAGCAGAAAGGGACAGCACACGCGGTTTTGTGCTGCAAGGAACATCTTAACGGGTTTGACGGCGAGACGCTGGTGCTTTGCGGGGACGGGCCTTTGACTCGAGCCGAGACGCTAAGTAAAATCATAAAAAAGCACGAGGCTGAGAAAGCGGCGGCGACGCTGGCAACGGCAATCTTAGACGACCCGACTGGCTATGGGCGGGTATGCAGGGGCGCGGACGGCAATATCGCAGCGATAGTAGAGCATAACGACTGCACGAGCGAGCAGCTGAAGATTAAAGAGGTCAATCCAAGCTATTACGTGTTTGACAACCAGCTGCTCTTCGAAGCCGCGGTAAAGGTTCAGCCGAACAACGCCAAGAAAGAATACTATCTAACGGACGCGATTTCGATTCTCCTCGCGGGCGGACACAAGGTCGCTGCGATTGCAGCGTTGAGTCCTGAGGAGGCAATGAGCGTCAACACAATGGAACAGCTTCAGGCAGTAAGCAGGATTATGGAAAGCAGGCTCTCAAAAAAGGTAAACAAGGACGTTAAAGTAAAGGCGGGAAAACAATGCCACTAA
- a CDS encoding ribose-phosphate pyrophosphokinase, whose protein sequence is MPLNNTLKVFSGSSNPALTTAVCKYLGISLGQAKIDRFPDGEKVIRVEDDVRGKDCFVVQSTCKPVDEHLVELLIYLDCLRRASASRITAVIPYFGYARQDRKDEGRVPITAKLAANLITCAGANRVLAIDLHAQQLQGFFDIPVDHLTGELVLSKYFKKKKISNLTVVSPDVGNIKTASRYTSHLGGELAIVHKRRVSGSEVEAREIIGDVKGRNILMCDDIIATAGTVCSAAKLIRQRGAEKIYVGATHGVFAGEALKLLSKAPIDEVVVTDTIPQNKETKKLRNIRVLTVSAMLGEAIKRIHKNESVSNLFEVF, encoded by the coding sequence ATGCCACTAAATAATACTTTGAAGGTATTTTCCGGCAGCAGCAACCCGGCGTTAACAACGGCGGTTTGCAAGTATCTCGGGATTTCTCTCGGCCAGGCAAAGATAGACAGGTTTCCCGATGGCGAAAAAGTCATCCGGGTAGAGGATGATGTTCGCGGCAAGGATTGTTTTGTCGTGCAATCGACGTGCAAGCCGGTTGACGAACATTTAGTCGAGCTTTTAATCTATTTAGACTGCCTGCGAAGGGCCAGCGCCAGCCGAATTACCGCGGTCATACCTTACTTCGGTTACGCGCGGCAGGACAGAAAAGACGAAGGCCGAGTGCCAATTACCGCAAAACTGGCGGCCAATCTTATAACTTGCGCCGGGGCCAACAGGGTGCTGGCGATAGATTTACACGCACAGCAGCTTCAGGGTTTTTTTGATATACCTGTGGACCACCTGACGGGGGAACTGGTGCTGAGCAAGTATTTCAAGAAGAAGAAAATCAGCAATCTAACGGTAGTTTCGCCGGACGTCGGCAATATAAAGACAGCATCGCGATATACTTCTCACCTGGGCGGAGAGCTTGCAATCGTACACAAAAGACGAGTGAGCGGCAGCGAGGTGGAGGCGAGGGAAATCATCGGTGACGTGAAAGGCAGAAACATCTTAATGTGTGACGACATCATCGCAACCGCCGGGACGGTGTGCAGTGCGGCCAAGTTAATCAGGCAGCGCGGAGCCGAAAAGATATACGTCGGCGCCACGCACGGCGTGTTTGCAGGAGAAGCGCTGAAGCTTCTAAGCAAGGCACCGATTGACGAGGTGGTAGTCACCGATACCATACCACAGAACAAGGAAACCAAGAAGCTGCGTAATATCAGGGTTTTAACCGTTTCGGCAATGTTAGGTGAGGCAATAAAGAGAATTCACAAGAACGAATCAGTCAGCAACCTATTTGAAGTATTTTGA
- a CDS encoding 50S ribosomal protein L25: MEKSLLLKAEIREQTGSGQAAKVRKGGRIPAIVYGHKEEPIAISLDAHSLVEGLHHGHRLMDVQIGEKQEKMLVKELQYDHLGRNIIHVDLMRVDVTETIKVAVPVELKGIAKGAHEGGVVQLHTNRLEVECKVTDIPEVIVINVKDVGVGDTLHASDIELPSGVKLESVPTTLLVTCSVIAAAKSTEELEAEMPAAPEVIGEVKEEEAEGEEAEEKPEKKSEKKEETK, encoded by the coding sequence ATGGAAAAAAGTTTGTTGTTAAAGGCAGAAATTCGAGAACAGACCGGCTCAGGTCAGGCGGCGAAAGTACGTAAGGGCGGGCGGATACCTGCAATTGTGTACGGGCATAAGGAAGAGCCGATAGCTATTTCGCTTGATGCGCATAGTCTGGTAGAAGGGCTGCATCACGGACACCGGCTGATGGACGTGCAAATCGGCGAAAAGCAGGAGAAGATGCTTGTAAAGGAGCTGCAATACGACCATCTCGGAAGGAATATTATTCATGTGGACCTGATGAGGGTCGATGTAACCGAGACAATCAAGGTGGCAGTTCCTGTTGAGCTTAAGGGCATAGCTAAAGGCGCGCATGAGGGAGGCGTTGTTCAGCTACATACAAACCGTCTGGAAGTCGAGTGTAAAGTAACAGATATTCCTGAGGTTATTGTTATTAACGTGAAAGATGTAGGTGTTGGTGACACGCTGCATGCCAGCGACATAGAGCTTCCGAGCGGTGTCAAGCTGGAAAGCGTGCCGACAACGCTGCTGGTTACCTGCAGCGTGATTGCCGCTGCCAAGAGCACTGAAGAACTCGAGGCGGAAATGCCGGCTGCTCCAGAAGTCATCGGTGAGGTCAAAGAAGAAGAGGCAGAGGGAGAGGAAGCAGAAGAGAAGCCGGAAAAGAAATCAGAAAAGAAGGAAGAGACCAAATAG
- the pth gene encoding aminoacyl-tRNA hydrolase encodes MEVPEIKMVVGLGNPGKEYVGTRHNIGFRVIDSLAEALKIEVKKKRFSACLGTGEFAGKKMMLVKPMRFMNCSGQVVATATGFYKLKLSDLLVITDDMALPAGRIRVRMKGSAGGHNGLADVIEKLGTENVNRLRVGIGQSEEEDAHDYVLGKPKAADRPLLDEAIIKARDAVLCWIEYGIRATMNKFNPP; translated from the coding sequence ATGGAAGTGCCTGAGATTAAAATGGTCGTTGGCCTGGGTAATCCGGGTAAAGAGTATGTTGGTACGCGGCACAATATCGGCTTTAGGGTAATAGATTCTCTGGCAGAGGCGCTAAAGATAGAGGTAAAAAAGAAAAGATTCAGTGCCTGCTTAGGAACAGGAGAATTTGCGGGCAAGAAAATGATGTTAGTAAAGCCGATGCGGTTTATGAATTGCAGCGGCCAGGTTGTCGCAACAGCGACGGGTTTTTATAAGCTCAAATTGAGCGATTTGCTTGTGATAACCGACGATATGGCGTTACCGGCAGGCAGGATCCGGGTAAGGATGAAAGGCTCGGCCGGCGGCCACAATGGTTTAGCTGACGTAATAGAAAAGCTCGGCACGGAGAATGTAAACCGATTACGAGTAGGTATCGGCCAAAGTGAAGAGGAAGACGCTCATGATTATGTTCTCGGTAAACCAAAAGCGGCAGATAGGCCGCTGCTGGATGAAGCGATTATCAAGGCGCGGGACGCCGTGCTTTGCTGGATTGAATATGGAATAAGAGCGACAATGAATAAGTTTAATCCGCCATAA
- the rpsF gene encoding 30S ribosomal protein S6, translating into MDTVIENEKETPTAKGKPKLYEAMFLIDSGEAATDWDGINATIKNILEKAGAEIVSMRKWDERKLAYTINGKGKGTYILCYFKAEGGKLQGIERDIQLSERIMRALILCAEDRPVEEIDKVATSQTAGETETPKPTDEKQGKEDEEQEQPKAEDSEQAN; encoded by the coding sequence TTGGATACTGTTATTGAGAACGAGAAAGAGACCCCAACAGCAAAGGGGAAACCCAAATTGTACGAGGCGATGTTTCTTATCGATTCGGGCGAAGCGGCCACAGATTGGGACGGGATTAATGCGACCATCAAAAACATACTGGAAAAGGCAGGCGCCGAGATTGTTTCGATGCGAAAATGGGACGAACGGAAGCTCGCCTACACAATCAACGGCAAAGGCAAAGGGACGTACATCCTTTGTTACTTCAAAGCCGAGGGCGGCAAGCTGCAGGGCATCGAGAGGGACATTCAGCTCTCGGAACGGATTATGCGCGCTTTGATTCTGTGTGCCGAGGATAGACCAGTCGAAGAAATTGACAAAGTCGCTACTTCCCAAACAGCCGGCGAAACTGAAACCCCAAAACCTACAGATGAAAAACAGGGGAAGGAAGACGAGGAGCAAGAGCAGCCGAAAGCAGAAGATTCGGAACAGGCGAACTGA
- the ssb gene encoding single-stranded DNA-binding protein: MANFNKVLLMGNLTRDPQLSYTPSQTAVVDFGLAVNRKWKGQDGENKEETCFVDCRAFGRTAENINKYLTKGRPLFVEGRLTFDSWTAQDGTKRSKHRITVENFQFLGAPGGQAGANRPGQEVSEKSPEAGEGGNSTGIDDIPF, translated from the coding sequence ATGGCCAATTTCAATAAGGTTTTACTGATGGGTAATCTGACCCGCGACCCGCAGCTGTCTTACACTCCGAGCCAGACGGCGGTGGTTGATTTCGGTCTGGCGGTGAACCGGAAATGGAAAGGTCAGGACGGCGAAAACAAGGAAGAAACATGTTTCGTGGACTGCCGGGCATTCGGCCGAACGGCTGAGAACATAAACAAATACCTGACCAAAGGCAGACCTCTGTTTGTTGAAGGCAGGCTGACCTTCGACAGCTGGACGGCCCAGGACGGCACGAAGCGGAGCAAGCACCGCATTACAGTGGAAAACTTTCAATTTCTGGGCGCCCCCGGCGGGCAGGCAGGCGCAAACAGACCCGGGCAGGAAGTGAGCGAGAAAAGCCCCGAGGCGGGAGAAGGCGGCAATAGTACGGGGATAGATGATATACCGTTTTAA
- the rpsR gene encoding 30S ribosomal protein S18, with the protein MRHAGVREQTQCRFCRRGEKYVDYKDIGTLERLLTHRGKIYSRKRSGNCAGCQRKVNTAIKRARYMALLPYSI; encoded by the coding sequence ATGCGTCATGCGGGTGTCCGGGAGCAGACACAATGCCGCTTTTGCAGAAGAGGCGAAAAATACGTTGATTATAAGGACATCGGGACTCTGGAAAGACTCCTGACCCATCGCGGCAAGATATATTCACGCAAGCGCAGCGGCAATTGCGCCGGCTGTCAAAGAAAAGTTAACACGGCAATTAAACGCGCCAGGTATATGGCACTATTGCCGTATAGTATTTAG
- the rplI gene encoding 50S ribosomal protein L9, with protein sequence MQKKENSNKASTSDAVKVLLCEDVKDLGWFGDVVEVSTGYARNYLLPQRLATVPTKGNLRSLAKETAKRSEQRKLERKRLEEVSAAVEGAEAVVAAKANEQGVLFGSIGAGEIAENLRAQGFKITDEMVRLTEHIKQVGTHKVTLKFDKDLTATVNVTIVAESAEGETAPPAGEANKPQDENKPDGQSE encoded by the coding sequence GTGCAAAAAAAAGAAAATTCCAATAAGGCAAGCACTTCTGACGCAGTGAAGGTTTTGCTTTGTGAGGATGTTAAAGATCTCGGCTGGTTCGGAGATGTTGTTGAAGTCAGTACGGGGTATGCGAGGAACTATCTGCTGCCGCAGAGGCTGGCTACTGTGCCAACCAAGGGGAATTTGCGTTCTCTGGCAAAAGAAACAGCCAAGCGGTCAGAACAAAGGAAGCTCGAAAGAAAGCGTCTTGAAGAAGTATCGGCGGCGGTTGAAGGGGCAGAAGCCGTTGTCGCCGCCAAGGCGAACGAGCAAGGAGTCCTGTTCGGTTCAATCGGAGCCGGGGAGATAGCAGAAAACCTTCGCGCACAGGGCTTTAAGATTACCGACGAGATGGTTCGTTTAACTGAACATATAAAGCAGGTTGGAACACACAAAGTAACGCTTAAATTCGATAAGGATTTAACGGCCACCGTTAACGTTACTATTGTCGCAGAATCGGCCGAGGGTGAAACGGCTCCGCCCGCAGGCGAAGCGAACAAGCCGCAGGATGAAAATAAGCCAGATGGCCAAAGCGAGTAA
- the dnaB gene encoding replicative DNA helicase yields MAKASKEKAVTGKKSTIVNLRASNTGTESAGGLKHGVDARSMPESLAAEAAVLGSMIIDPVCISDVVEHLKTEAFYRIEHQMIFDALISLYEKNRGDAIDAVLLRDELEKRRQLEDVGGVEYLAKVMDSAPSSANAMYYAGIVKDKQLLRELIAAAGEILNDAYSGNGEPNEKLDEAERKIFSVTDKNISGSATGLKDLVARAYELIEKRKDNQVTGLATGYYALDEMTCGLQEGEMIIIAGRPSMGKTSLALNIAEHIGVIEKMPVAIFSLETGKQQLAERFLCSKSGIDAQRVRKGMLDTEHYEGLVKACGELSEAPIYIDDTSSLTPLELRAKARRLKSQRGIRCIMVDYLQLMHLGTNRVESRQQEITTISRYMKALARELSVPVVMLSQLNRSPEGREGHRPRMSDLRESGSIEQDADVVMLLHREDYYHRGEKDYEDDNKAELIIAKQRNGPTGNVELVFRERFTKFENASYASVEGETREGAPF; encoded by the coding sequence ATGGCCAAAGCGAGTAAAGAAAAAGCCGTTACCGGCAAGAAAAGCACGATAGTCAATCTCCGTGCATCAAATACCGGTACGGAGTCAGCCGGCGGACTTAAGCACGGGGTGGACGCCCGCAGTATGCCGGAATCATTGGCGGCAGAGGCGGCGGTATTAGGCTCGATGATAATCGACCCTGTGTGTATCAGCGATGTCGTCGAGCATCTAAAGACAGAGGCCTTTTATCGAATCGAGCATCAAATGATATTTGACGCTTTGATTTCGCTTTACGAGAAAAACAGAGGCGATGCTATCGATGCGGTTCTGCTTCGCGATGAACTCGAGAAGCGCAGGCAGTTAGAAGATGTCGGCGGGGTAGAATATCTTGCGAAGGTTATGGACTCTGCGCCGTCGTCGGCCAATGCGATGTATTACGCCGGTATTGTCAAAGACAAGCAGTTGCTGCGGGAGCTTATTGCGGCAGCCGGTGAGATTTTGAATGATGCGTACAGCGGAAACGGCGAACCCAACGAGAAACTCGACGAGGCGGAGCGAAAGATTTTTTCCGTTACTGATAAAAATATAAGCGGCTCCGCCACCGGATTGAAGGATTTGGTTGCCCGTGCCTACGAGCTTATAGAGAAGCGCAAGGACAACCAAGTCACGGGTTTGGCGACCGGCTACTACGCTCTCGACGAGATGACCTGCGGTTTGCAGGAAGGAGAGATGATCATCATTGCCGGCAGACCGAGTATGGGAAAAACGAGCCTGGCACTAAATATTGCCGAGCATATCGGCGTGATAGAGAAGATGCCTGTTGCGATATTTTCATTAGAGACAGGCAAACAACAATTAGCCGAGAGATTTTTGTGCAGCAAGAGCGGAATTGATGCACAAAGAGTCAGGAAAGGTATGCTCGATACCGAACATTACGAGGGACTGGTCAAAGCGTGCGGCGAGTTAAGCGAGGCACCGATTTATATTGACGATACCTCATCGCTGACGCCGCTGGAACTTCGGGCAAAAGCGAGGAGATTGAAAAGTCAGCGCGGTATTCGATGCATCATGGTGGACTATCTGCAACTGATGCATTTGGGAACAAACAGGGTCGAATCGCGTCAGCAGGAAATCACGACGATTTCAAGATATATGAAGGCCCTGGCGAGAGAGTTGAGTGTTCCCGTTGTGATGCTGAGCCAGCTGAATCGTTCACCTGAGGGGCGGGAAGGCCATCGACCGAGGATGAGCGATTTACGTGAGAGCGGCAGTATCGAGCAGGATGCCGACGTTGTGATGCTGCTGCACCGTGAGGATTATTATCATCGCGGTGAAAAGGACTACGAGGACGATAACAAGGCAGAGCTGATAATAGCCAAGCAGCGTAACGGCCCGACAGGAAACGTCGAGCTGGTATTCAGGGAAAGATTTACCAAGTTTGAAAATGCCTCTTATGCGTCTGTTGAAGGTGAAACCAGGGAAGGCGCGCCGTTTTAA
- a CDS encoding POTRA domain-containing protein: MKKSYYPLLTICCLLLLTPSLLLSQENTEAPSADNKMLISSISATGNVSINSDEILSKVRSRVGRQFDAAIAAEDAKRIAELAGVEYSYYNTAVVEGKIKLAFIVIERNIVRSIVFNGNRKYKAGTLRGKLGFKKADYLEPVMAEAGRATIAEFYRKKGFAFAQVSLDAEKLSVGNVIYTIDEGPRVKMAAVRFSGNNALKTKSLKKVIKTKKTKWVFLSSYYTEEKVSKDVTKLQNIYYNRGFLDVSITAGREFTEDKSKVRITFAISEGHAYAVENIALAGNKNFDTEHLLSGLKLKQGQIYNKRKADSDVDQLLKLHREEGFIDAKVEQSIKFISEDKVDVEFGITEGERFRIGRISITGNEQIQDKAVRQVLNEYDFLPGRWYNADIAHGDGSGELEKEVRRMVVAESATITPRGETAGQKDADVSIIEGQTGMVMLGAGVTSDSGAVGQVIIEQRNFDISDRPESFSEFITGKAFRGAGQSMRIALQPGTEVSEYSINFTEPYFMNKPISLDVAGSSWERSRESYDENRLKGYVGFDKRYKNHWHRSLGIRMENVNINDVDSDAPSEITSVKGDNVLMGARLGVGRNLTDDRFNPTKGYNFEFGYEQVAGDHTFGILSGVYRRYQVLSEDLAERKTVLATKLLAASVIGDAPPFEKFYGGGTGTYGIRGFEYRGVSTRGGVDKDPIGSDWIVLANAEATVPLASDTFSILFFVDSGMIDTGGYRAAVGTGIQILIPQWFGPVPMRLEIAAPLMKDGDDETQVFSFSVGRLF; this comes from the coding sequence ATGAAAAAGTCTTATTACCCACTACTTACCATTTGCTGTTTGCTATTGCTCACCCCATCGTTATTGCTTTCGCAAGAAAACACCGAAGCGCCTTCGGCTGATAATAAGATGCTAATCAGCAGCATCAGCGCAACAGGCAATGTCAGCATTAACAGTGATGAGATTTTGTCGAAGGTCCGCAGCAGAGTGGGCCGGCAGTTTGACGCTGCTATCGCTGCTGAGGACGCCAAGCGTATAGCTGAATTGGCCGGCGTCGAATACAGCTATTATAACACCGCCGTTGTCGAAGGGAAAATCAAGCTGGCTTTCATTGTTATCGAGAGGAATATCGTCAGGTCGATTGTTTTTAATGGCAACCGCAAATATAAGGCCGGGACGCTGCGGGGCAAACTGGGCTTTAAGAAAGCCGATTACCTCGAACCAGTTATGGCCGAAGCTGGAAGAGCAACCATTGCTGAATTTTACCGGAAAAAAGGCTTTGCTTTTGCCCAGGTGAGCTTAGATGCCGAAAAGCTGTCCGTGGGAAATGTGATTTATACGATTGATGAAGGGCCAAGGGTCAAGATGGCAGCGGTGAGGTTCAGCGGCAATAATGCCCTGAAGACCAAGTCACTTAAAAAGGTCATAAAGACGAAGAAAACGAAATGGGTTTTTTTGTCGAGTTATTACACCGAAGAAAAAGTGTCTAAAGACGTTACAAAGCTGCAAAACATCTATTACAACAGGGGTTTTTTAGATGTCAGCATAACAGCAGGACGGGAATTCACCGAAGATAAGAGCAAAGTCCGTATCACTTTCGCAATTAGTGAGGGACATGCCTATGCTGTTGAGAACATTGCTCTCGCAGGAAATAAGAACTTCGATACAGAGCATTTGCTGTCAGGGCTGAAATTAAAACAGGGGCAAATCTATAATAAGCGTAAAGCCGATTCGGACGTTGACCAACTGCTTAAGCTCCACCGTGAAGAGGGCTTTATCGATGCGAAGGTTGAGCAGAGTATCAAGTTTATTTCCGAAGATAAAGTCGATGTTGAATTTGGCATAACAGAGGGAGAACGTTTTCGAATCGGGCGGATTAGTATAACCGGCAACGAACAAATACAAGACAAGGCCGTGCGGCAGGTGCTGAATGAATACGATTTCCTGCCTGGGCGGTGGTATAACGCCGATATAGCTCACGGGGACGGCAGCGGCGAACTGGAAAAAGAAGTGCGAAGAATGGTAGTGGCGGAATCAGCAACTATTACGCCGCGGGGAGAGACGGCCGGCCAGAAGGATGCAGATGTGAGCATTATCGAAGGCCAGACCGGTATGGTGATGCTGGGTGCAGGAGTAACGAGTGACAGCGGTGCCGTAGGCCAGGTGATTATTGAGCAGCGGAATTTCGACATCAGCGACCGCCCGGAGAGCTTTAGTGAGTTTATCACGGGAAAGGCTTTCAGGGGCGCGGGGCAAAGTATGAGAATTGCTCTACAGCCCGGGACAGAAGTCAGTGAATATTCGATTAATTTCACCGAGCCGTACTTTATGAACAAGCCTATCTCTCTTGATGTGGCCGGCTCGAGTTGGGAGAGATCGAGAGAAAGCTATGACGAAAACAGGCTGAAAGGATATGTGGGTTTCGACAAGCGATATAAAAACCACTGGCACAGGAGCCTCGGCATCAGGATGGAAAATGTTAACATTAACGACGTCGATTCTGATGCCCCAAGTGAAATCACTTCTGTTAAAGGAGATAACGTTCTTATGGGAGCCAGACTTGGCGTCGGAAGAAACCTCACCGACGACAGGTTTAATCCAACCAAGGGCTATAATTTTGAATTTGGTTACGAACAAGTTGCCGGCGACCACACTTTTGGAATATTGAGCGGCGTTTACAGACGGTATCAAGTGCTCTCTGAGGATTTGGCTGAGCGGAAGACCGTTCTGGCAACTAAACTGCTTGCGGCGAGCGTGATAGGCGACGCACCGCCTTTTGAGAAATTTTATGGCGGCGGCACGGGCACTTACGGTATCAGGGGTTTTGAATACCGAGGTGTAAGCACCAGAGGAGGCGTCGACAAGGACCCGATAGGCAGTGACTGGATAGTTCTGGCTAATGCTGAGGCAACGGTGCCTTTGGCGAGCGACACATTTTCGATATTGTTTTTCGTTGACAGCGGAATGATCGATACCGGCGGTTACCGTGCAGCGGTGGGGACAGGTATCCAAATATTAATACCTCAGTGGTTTGGACCTGTTCCGATGAGATTAGAGATTGCTGCGCCGTTGATGAAAGATGGTGATGACGAGACGCAGGTTTTCAGTTTTTCTGTAGGCAGACTGTTCTAA
- a CDS encoding OmpH family outer membrane protein translates to MKNKTIVLTALICVVVLAIVVYKHSISQMDAQQIQEITAKQESVLLDLEKLNKEMESLKAVSTLKPGDEDYAKNMREMAEKLAELQTKEEPPPAEVKQSGEGLKIAVVSIRKIFQDCKKSVGYREEAAAEQNKIIAELEKLSGEIDAEKAGLKTLKEGSSDYMTRAKGLFEKQASYQARQEFYKQQLELKDKMWTKELYQDILRTAGEIAKEKRLDLVLREDEVDFSETNANELGLALRMQKLLYSGGCLDITDEITARLDAEK, encoded by the coding sequence ATGAAAAATAAGACTATTGTTTTAACAGCACTGATTTGCGTGGTAGTTTTGGCGATAGTCGTCTACAAGCACAGCATCTCCCAAATGGACGCTCAGCAAATACAGGAAATCACCGCCAAACAGGAGAGTGTTCTCCTTGATCTGGAAAAGCTCAACAAGGAAATGGAAAGCTTAAAAGCTGTAAGCACTCTTAAGCCGGGCGATGAGGATTACGCTAAAAATATGCGGGAAATGGCGGAAAAACTAGCTGAGCTTCAGACTAAAGAAGAACCCCCCCCGGCTGAAGTAAAACAATCCGGGGAAGGACTGAAGATTGCGGTTGTCAGCATTCGGAAAATCTTTCAGGATTGCAAGAAAAGCGTTGGCTACAGGGAAGAGGCCGCCGCCGAACAGAATAAAATTATTGCGGAGCTTGAGAAGCTTTCCGGGGAAATCGACGCTGAAAAAGCAGGGCTAAAAACATTAAAAGAAGGCAGCAGCGATTATATGACACGCGCAAAGGGGTTGTTCGAAAAACAGGCCAGCTATCAGGCCCGACAGGAATTCTACAAGCAGCAACTGGAACTGAAAGATAAAATGTGGACGAAGGAACTTTACCAGGACATTTTACGAACAGCCGGTGAGATTGCGAAAGAAAAGAGGCTGGACCTGGTGCTTAGAGAGGATGAAGTCGATTTTTCCGAGACAAATGCCAACGAACTCGGACTGGCCCTGAGGATGCAGAAGCTGCTGTATAGCGGCGGCTGTCTGGATATAACCGATGAAATAACAGCACGGCTGGATGCGGAAAAATAG
- the lpxD gene encoding UDP-3-O-(3-hydroxymyristoyl)glucosamine N-acyltransferase, whose translation MKLTVAQLAERIGAELVGDGSRQIIAVGTVESAGESDVTFITNDKHIPQLKKSHAGAVIAGKNIEGLVMSQLIVKNVDAALIETLKIFAPKLKVAAEGIDPTAKVGQNVKIGKGVSVGAGAVIDDGAAIGDNSVIASGCKIGENSKIGKNCRLDSNVIIYHNCTIGNNVIIQANSTIGSTGFGYLFVDGSHKLVPHNGGVVIEDFVEIGAACCVDRAKFGNTIIGAGTKMDNLVQIAHNVVIGKCCLVAAQVGISGSCRIGDGVVLAGQVGLVDNIEIGNGTMIGAQAGVMSGTEAGARLLGSPAMDLRAALKVFGLMKRLPEMAESLKQLCKKVERLETSEDDKK comes from the coding sequence ATGAAATTGACGGTTGCACAATTGGCTGAACGGATTGGCGCAGAGTTAGTCGGCGACGGTTCAAGACAGATAATCGCCGTCGGTACGGTAGAATCGGCCGGCGAGAGTGATGTTACTTTTATCACGAACGACAAGCACATACCTCAACTTAAAAAGTCGCATGCAGGAGCGGTCATTGCCGGCAAGAATATTGAGGGGCTGGTTATGTCGCAATTGATAGTTAAAAACGTCGATGCGGCCCTGATAGAGACGTTGAAAATTTTTGCGCCAAAGCTGAAAGTCGCGGCCGAAGGAATTGACCCAACGGCGAAGGTCGGACAAAATGTAAAAATCGGCAAGGGTGTTTCCGTCGGGGCTGGCGCAGTAATTGACGACGGAGCCGCAATCGGCGACAACAGCGTAATCGCCAGCGGGTGCAAGATAGGTGAGAATTCGAAAATCGGCAAAAATTGCCGTCTCGACAGCAACGTCATTATTTATCACAACTGCACAATCGGCAATAATGTGATTATTCAGGCCAACAGCACCATCGGCTCAACTGGTTTTGGGTACTTATTTGTCGACGGCAGTCATAAACTTGTTCCGCACAACGGCGGAGTGGTGATAGAAGACTTTGTCGAGATAGGAGCTGCCTGCTGCGTTGACAGGGCGAAGTTCGGAAACACCATAATCGGAGCCGGGACAAAGATGGACAACCTCGTGCAAATCGCACATAACGTAGTAATCGGCAAATGCTGTCTGGTAGCGGCTCAGGTAGGTATCTCAGGCAGCTGCAGAATCGGCGACGGCGTTGTGTTAGCCGGGCAGGTGGGACTGGTGGATAATATAGAGATAGGAAACGGTACTATGATTGGCGCTCAGGCCGGCGTTATGAGCGGCACCGAAGCCGGCGCAAGATTGCTCGGTTCGCCGGCAATGGACCTTAGAGCTGCATTGAAGGTATTCGGTTTGATGAAGCGTTTGCCTGAAATGGCTGAGTCGCTTAAGCAACTGTGTAAAAAGGTAGAAAGACTTGAAACTTCAGAAGACGATAAAAAGTGA